AAAGTCGTAACTGTGGTGGAGGTGGAAAAACCAGAACGAAACAAAAATTCCAAAATTTGCTCTGAAGAGAGTACAGCAGTTGAGTCGCACAGTCCGAGTACTTCAGCTCGTTGTCGCACTGCGGTCAAGTCAATCCCGCGCCCGTCATCAGCAAGAGTAATAATCAGTTGATTACCTTCAGTTACAGCAATCAGACTCATCCGCGCTATGGGAGATTTACCACTTGCCTGCCGCTCTGAAGCAGATTCGATCCCGTGGTCGAAAGCATTGCGGAATAGATGCAATAGGGGAATTTTCAACTGTTCGAGGATCGCCCGATCGATCGTGGTTTCCCGTCCTTCGATCGCCAACTGAACGGATTTGCCGTAGCGTTGGCTGAATGATTGTTGGGCAGCGGCAAACTGGTTTGCCAAGCTGCCAAACTTGACTAGGCGCGACTCGGTTAAATCTCCGCGTAAGTCGTCGAGTTGCTGGCGTAACTCTACCAAAGCTTCCCGCATTTCTAGAGAAATAAATTCCACATCCGCCCTAGCTTCTTGCACCTGGACGATCAGCTCTTGCAATTCTTGTAAAGAATTAGATGTGGGTATTTGGTAAGTCGTAAGTCGTAAGTCGTAAGTTGTAAGTCGGGAGTGGTTAGTGGTTAGTGGCTGGTGGCTAGTAGTAGATAGGATGTGGGGTGTGGGGGAGCCAGCGCCGTGCGGGGGTGTCCCCCGTTGAGGTGACTGGCGTTGTGGGGTGTGGGGTGTAGGGTGTGGAGATTGTAAATTTCTTTCTCCCTCAGTTCCCCCTACTCCCCAGTTCCTCTGCTCCTGGTCTCCTCTGCTCTCTTCCCCCTGCTCCCTGCTCCCAGCTCGTCCCTGCTCCCTGCTTTTCCTACCAAGTGCAGCAAGTTGGTTGTAAAGAGCTTGCATGTCTTCGCTAAGGGGGTTGAGCTGGGCAGCCCGCTGTTTTAACGTTAGATCGACCTGATGCAGCTGTTCTTGGTACAAAGACAACCGTTCGTAACTGATAAACAACTCGCCGATGGTGTTATCGATCCGCTCCAGTCGCGATACGGGTATTTTTAAATTTAAACTGCGGATGCCGGAGGCGATCGCCAGGGAATCGTTCAGGAGTTGGGAATCAGTAGGAGGATGCGGTGCGCTCGGATTGAAGGTTTGGGAGTTGAGAAGCAAAAATTCTTCTCCAGTTGCCTCAGCTCTGGGACTCGGTGGCAGCGATTGCAAAAAATTTTCAATTGCTGTTGTTGTAGGTAGTAGGGTTGTTGCTTCTAAGCGATCGACTCCTTCGGGATTGCCGATCGCAGTGACAATCAAGCTACCGATCTGTTCGATGCTCAGGGAGATCAACTCATAGGCTAACTCCTGCTGCTCTACCCGTTCGTGCTGTAAGGCTTGTAATAGGTCTTCTAGGTGATGGGATAGGCGGCTCAGGGTGGTAAATTGAGCGATTCCCGCTCCACCTTTAAGGGAATGAGCTGCCCGCAGCATGGTAGAGTATAACCCGCTCAAATTCACCTCGGGATCTGTTGCTTGCAACTGGCGAATTCCCTGTTCCAAGACTGACAATTGGTCTGGGGCATCTTCGTACAGGAAACAAGTGCGTATTTCTTGAGTAATTGCCTCTAAGCTTGCAGCATCCAGCACCATAGTTAATCTTCTACTCGAAATCGGGACACGGAAAGTTGGAGTTCGCGGGCGACCTCAAGGAGTTCCTGTAGCGTAGATAGCACGGCAGCAGATTCGGTCGAAGTTGTTTGGGCGATCGCTGCTACTGTTTGCATGGTTTGATTGACCATACAGGAGTTATCTGCTTGAGAAACTGTCCGCACGGAAATTGATTGCAGCAATTGGTCGATTTCTTGACCGATCTGTGCCATATCCTGCAAGTTGGTTTTCGTTCTTGTCACCAGTTGGGTTCCTATTGCTACAGAGGCGTTGCTAACTTCCATCGTTTTTAGCACATCGCTGGTTCCTTGCTGGATAGTTCGTACCAGTCGGTCAATTTCTTTAGTTGCGTCTGTGACTCTTTCTGCTAAGCGCCTGACTTCGTTAGCTACGAGGCGAAAGCCTTTCCCATTTTCTCCAGCTCTCGTTGCTTCGATTGCGGCGTTGAAGGCGAGGACGTTGGTTTTTTCAGAGATTGTCGAGATAATGCTGACGATTTTAGAAATTTCTTGGGAAGATTCCGCTAGCCGTTTGGCTTTTACCGTTGTCTCCCAAACATTAGCGCGGAGTGTTTCCATGCTATTGACGGTTTCATCCATCGTGCGATCGCTATCTTGGGCTGCATCTAGTGCCTGACGAGCGATGGTGGCGGCGGTTTGGGCGGAACTGGCGATCGCTTGAATCGACTGTTCCATTTCTTCTACCGAAGTCAATGCTTCTGCCACTGTTTCGGCTTGGGTGTTGGCTTCACAGGCAAGTTTTTCTACAGAAGCTTCGCTGTCTACGGCTGAAATTTGCACCTGTTCGGCGGCTGATTTAACTTGCAAGACTATCTCGCGCAAGCTGGCAATAACTGTATTAAATGCATCAGAAATTGCGCCTGTTTCCCCCTGCGAGACTTTAGCTCTGACAGTTAAGTCGCCGTGTTTGACTGTTTCCGTCTCTAACAGCAAGTTTATCATGCCCCGCTGTAACCTTTCTTTTTCCTGACGCTGGCGGGTTTCTGAGGTGCGCATTGCCTCTAGGTTCGCTTCAATGTTTGCCGTCATCGCATTTAATTGCCGCGCTAGAATGCCTATTTCGTCGCCGCGCTGAGAATTTTCTAATCTCTCTCCCTGCTTGCCCTCACCTACTGCCTGAGCGAATTCTGCTAGTCGTCTGAGCGGGCGGGCAAAGGTACTAGCAATTGGAATTGCCATCAATGCTGCTATTAATAGCATTCCCGCTCCAATTCCATAGGCTGTTTTTTGCTGTTGGGCAAGCAGCTCGTCTAATTCTGACATTGGGCGAGCTACAAAGGTCATGCCTACAGGCTTGGCTTTGGTCGGATTGAGTTCTTGCTGGTGGTCGTACAATGGTAGGTATATGCCCAGATATTCTGCACCAGCAATTGTTGTTTTAGCAATAACTTCTTGTCCTTTACCGAGAACGGTGGCGGCTATAGCTTGAGGAGATCGCGTGCCGATATCTCGGGTTTTGCCGTCGCTAGCCGGAATGTTAGAGGAAATTCGCCAGTCTTGAGCATAGACTGCTGAGATGGGAATGCCCACCCGTTGTTTTAGACTATCGTTATTTAAAAAGTTCCGGTTTTCCACTGAGGCGACAATGACAGTACCCACGACTCGATTGTCGATTTCGATCGGGTGGACGACGACACCCACTAAAGCAGCTTTCCCACCATCGATGCTGGATTGACTCGCAGTTGAAGGCTGTGCTGCTTGAGCTGGCGACTGCAACCTGATATTTGCTTGTTTGTCTTGCCCCAAACGTTTGAGAAAATCTTCCTTCCATAACTCCATGCCTTGCAGCGTTTTGCCCGTGCGCAAGGCATTTTGAACGATGGGAATATCTGCCACATTTATCCCCAAGGGCAAGGACACGGGCTGATATTGTGGTGAGAGTTGAAGTTGTTCGGCGGAGGGGTTGAACGATACTGGGGATAAGGTTTGAATGTATTGGGCTACCGTTCTACCCCGAGCATCGGTGACAATTCTCAAGTTTTTTTCTACCGAGTCGCTTTCATCAGAAACTTTCAAA
This window of the Chroococcidiopsis thermalis PCC 7203 genome carries:
- a CDS encoding methyl-accepting chemotaxis protein — protein: MTASSKSYPNLPTPQHIAALAAEVEREPKDLVNKITLANALEQTGDVIKAAAFYREAIAQDPDGIYGSVARKALETLERSDGWREANSSETGKPLSESKLSLGEGLESTVSPQPLMLRMRVAGSRITNAWQHFNFRTKLAIVLIISTALPIVVITQGIVTVTRDTLLQKARQSLQRDGSYFNEDYVMWSVDEAQTEADTIARLVETLKIDLNSQSQVSAYRQQLQTYMESLKVSDESDSVEKNLRIVTDARGRTVAQYIQTLSPVSFNPSAEQLQLSPQYQPVSLPLGINVADIPIVQNALRTGKTLQGMELWKEDFLKRLGQDKQANIRLQSPAQAAQPSTASQSSIDGGKAALVGVVVHPIEIDNRVVGTVIVASVENRNFLNNDSLKQRVGIPISAVYAQDWRISSNIPASDGKTRDIGTRSPQAIAATVLGKGQEVIAKTTIAGAEYLGIYLPLYDHQQELNPTKAKPVGMTFVARPMSELDELLAQQQKTAYGIGAGMLLIAALMAIPIASTFARPLRRLAEFAQAVGEGKQGERLENSQRGDEIGILARQLNAMTANIEANLEAMRTSETRQRQEKERLQRGMINLLLETETVKHGDLTVRAKVSQGETGAISDAFNTVIASLREIVLQVKSAAEQVQISAVDSEASVEKLACEANTQAETVAEALTSVEEMEQSIQAIASSAQTAATIARQALDAAQDSDRTMDETVNSMETLRANVWETTVKAKRLAESSQEISKIVSIISTISEKTNVLAFNAAIEATRAGENGKGFRLVANEVRRLAERVTDATKEIDRLVRTIQQGTSDVLKTMEVSNASVAIGTQLVTRTKTNLQDMAQIGQEIDQLLQSISVRTVSQADNSCMVNQTMQTVAAIAQTTSTESAAVLSTLQELLEVARELQLSVSRFRVED
- a CDS encoding hybrid sensor histidine kinase/response regulator, producing MVLDAASLEAITQEIRTCFLYEDAPDQLSVLEQGIRQLQATDPEVNLSGLYSTMLRAAHSLKGGAGIAQFTTLSRLSHHLEDLLQALQHERVEQQELAYELISLSIEQIGSLIVTAIGNPEGVDRLEATTLLPTTTAIENFLQSLPPSPRAEATGEEFLLLNSQTFNPSAPHPPTDSQLLNDSLAIASGIRSLNLKIPVSRLERIDNTIGELFISYERLSLYQEQLHQVDLTLKQRAAQLNPLSEDMQALYNQLAALGRKSREQGRAGSREQGEESRGDQEQRNWGVGGTEGERNLQSPHPTPHTPQRQSPQRGTPPHGAGSPTPHILSTTSHQPLTTNHSRLTTYDLRLTTYQIPTSNSLQELQELIVQVQEARADVEFISLEMREALVELRQQLDDLRGDLTESRLVKFGSLANQFAAAQQSFSQRYGKSVQLAIEGRETTIDRAILEQLKIPLLHLFRNAFDHGIESASERQASGKSPIARMSLIAVTEGNQLIITLADDGRGIDLTAVRQRAEVLGLCDSTAVLSSEQILEFLFRSGFSTSTTVTTLSGRGLGLDIVRLQVERLRGTIGVETTAGQGTKFTISIPMSLNILPLLLCKCQQQTLAFPASQVKEVVVLSEYGTGLQHGSTIAWRNLPARLYYLPQFLPYQWRRGAITSLSFANATELDQRLGLVLEIEAETVVLAVDQMLGERELVLKPFDATVKVPNYLLGCTVLGTGEIVPVLSPDRFQELLSQFSIAPATIRQESSRQETFSATTEEIPKILIVDDAIAFRRILERILTAAGYKVVQCRDGQEALEKLSSSEERFDLAISDLEMPRVDGLSLLREIRASSQWQKLPVIVLTSRENQWHRQTAFGLGATEYFTKPFCTDDLLQAIANLLPVTTL